TCCTAAATCCTGTACGGCAGAAAACACGGTGTTCAAGGAATCTGCCTTGGTTTGGACATCTTCAGCAAGTTTATTTGTTTTGTGAAGCAGCTGAGCTGTCTCTGAAGTCACTCCGTTTAATTGGGTTTCTAGCCCATCTAATGTTTTCGCTACGTTATCAAGTGTTCCCTGCAAAGATTTTAAAGTACGGGCTAAGAAAAACACGAGGACAACAAATGCGAGGGCAATGATTGCGACACTAATTGGAATCAGTACGTTCATATTTCCGCGACACCTCCTGAATATGATTGGTTTTAAAATTACCCTATGCCCATAAAACTAAACATGTATCCTAGTATTCTATAATATTTTAGGATTTCCTTCTAGGATTAAGGGTTTGAACATTACAAATTGTTTAAATTGAGTTAAAATAGACTGGTAAGACTATTAAATATATTTCAAGGGGGAAATTTCTTTGAAAGATCCACGTATTCAACAATTAGCCAAAAACCTTATTACATACTCCGTCAATCTCCAAAAAGGTGAAAAGGTTCTTATTGAAAACTTCGGCTTTCAAAAAGAACTTGTCAATGCTCTCATCCAGGAAGCATATGCAGCAGGCGGGTATCCATTCGTGCTGCTTAAAGACCATTCCGTGATGCGCGCTCAATACATGGAAGCATCTGAAGAGCAGATGAAGCTGATCGCGAAGCATGAAGGCGATCTCATGTCTCAAATGGATGCGTACATCGGTCTTCGTGCTGGAGACAATATCAATGAACTTTCTGATGTGCCTTCTGAAAAAATGGCGCTCTATGAAAGAACGGTCTTCGCAATGCACCGCGATATTCGTATCAAGAAAACCAAATGGGTCGTTCTCCGTTACCCTAACGCATCCATGGCTCAGCTTGCGAGCATGAGCACCGATGCTTTTGAAGACTTCTACTTCCAAGTATGCAACCTGGATTACGGCAATATGAACGAAGCGATGAAATCTCTGGAAGATCTTATGAACAGAACGGATAAAGTCCATCTTAAAGGACCTGGAACCGATCTTACTTTCTCTATTAAAGACATTCCGGCAATCCGCTGTGCGGGGGCCAACAATATTCCAGACGGTGAAGTATTCACTGCGCCAGTGCGCGACTCTGTAAATGGAACGATCACGTACAATACTCCTTCTCCATATCAAGGCTATACGTTTGAAAACGTATCTCTTACTTTCGAAAATGGTAAAATCGTAAATGCGACTGCCAATGATTCAGAGCGCATCAACAAAATCTTTGATACAGATGAAGGCTCACGCTATATAGGAGAGTTTGCCATCGGTGTAAATCCTTTCATCCAGCATCCGATGAAAGACATCCTGTTTGATGAGAAGATTGACGGAAGCTTCCACTTCACACCTGGACAAGCATATGAAGAAGCATATAACGGCAATGACTCTAATATCCACTGGGATATGGTTATGATCCAGCGCCCTGACTACGGCGGCGGAGAAATCTATTTTGATGATGTATTGATCCGCAAGGACGGACGTTTTGTTCTTCCTGAGCTTGAAAAGCTTAACCCTGAGAACCTTAAATAAATGATATTAAAAGCGCCGGAGGATAAACCTTCCGGCGCTTTTTTTACTGGAGTTCATTTTCATTCATACTAAAAAAACCATACTGATGCTAATTTAGAGCCGAATAAGCTAGCTTAATCCCTTCTGCTTTTCTAACGGCGGTTCAATCAAACCCCGCACGCAAAATTACGATCATTGCCTTAAAGAGCATAAGTATAGAATCAAAAAAGGGGGACTCTTCCCGAGTCCCCTTTTTCATCGTTATCCAATTCGTGTACTTTTCCCTTTGTTTTCTTCAACTTCCTGTTCATAGGACTTTTGAAACTTTTGAATATCTCCTGCACCCATAAACAATAGAATACCGTCTTTGTGCTGTTCCAGAATGCCTACTTCATTCTCTGTGAGAAGCTGTGCATTCGGAATTAGGTCCTGCAGGTCTTTTATCGTGAGTGTACCCGCATTTTCACGTGCGGAACCGAAGATATCACACAGATAAACATAATCGGCTTTGCTTAAGCTATCACCGAATTCTTGCAGAAACGTTTTCGTTCTCGTGAAAGTATGGGGCTGAAAAATCGCCACAACATCACGGTCTTTGTACTTATATTTAGTCGCTTCAATTGTAGCACTGATTTCTGTTGGATGATGGGCATAGTCATCGACCAATACTTGATTGCCAAACGGCTTTTCAGAATAACGGCGCTTTACACCACCAAACGTTTTTAGACGGTCAGAAATAATATCAACGGGTACATCCTCATAGTGGCACAACGCAATAACCGCTAACGCATTGAGAATGTTGTGTGTTCCATACCCAGTAATCGTAAATGTGTTATAAAAAGTGTTGCGCACAAAAACATCAAATGTAGTGCCGTTCTCATCACGCTTAATATTGGCTGCCTGAAAATCGTTGTGTTCTCCAAGGCCATAAAATACGACGGGTACGTTTGCATGGATTTTCTGCAGATGCTGATCATCACCGCAAGCGATGATTCCTTTTGTTACCTGCATGGCCATGGCCTGAAACGCGCTGATCACATCATCAATATCCTTAAAATA
This genomic stretch from Fictibacillus marinisediminis harbors:
- a CDS encoding DUF948 domain-containing protein, with the protein product MNVLIPISVAIIALAFVVLVFFLARTLKSLQGTLDNVAKTLDGLETQLNGVTSETAQLLHKTNKLAEDVQTKADSLNTVFSAVQDLGSSIHNVNQSVRKVTEKISTGAERQSENISQVVQWGNVAINLWEKWKIKKSKLESSRRKQYQ
- a CDS encoding aminopeptidase; this encodes MKDPRIQQLAKNLITYSVNLQKGEKVLIENFGFQKELVNALIQEAYAAGGYPFVLLKDHSVMRAQYMEASEEQMKLIAKHEGDLMSQMDAYIGLRAGDNINELSDVPSEKMALYERTVFAMHRDIRIKKTKWVVLRYPNASMAQLASMSTDAFEDFYFQVCNLDYGNMNEAMKSLEDLMNRTDKVHLKGPGTDLTFSIKDIPAIRCAGANNIPDGEVFTAPVRDSVNGTITYNTPSPYQGYTFENVSLTFENGKIVNATANDSERINKIFDTDEGSRYIGEFAIGVNPFIQHPMKDILFDEKIDGSFHFTPGQAYEEAYNGNDSNIHWDMVMIQRPDYGGGEIYFDDVLIRKDGRFVLPELEKLNPENLK
- the murC gene encoding UDP-N-acetylmuramate--L-alanine ligase, whose amino-acid sequence is MTHYHFVGIKGTGMSALAQILHDMQNEVQGSDVEKYFFTQQALDERGITILPFDKNNIKEGQTIIAGNAFPDDNEELIAARELGLPIYRYHHFLGDFVKKYTGVAVTGSHGKTSTTGLLAHVLGGAKPTSFLIGDGTGRGVEDSEYFVFEACEYRRHFLSYEPAYGIMTNIDFDHPDYFKDIDDVISAFQAMAMQVTKGIIACGDDQHLQKIHANVPVVFYGLGEHNDFQAANIKRDENGTTFDVFVRNTFYNTFTITGYGTHNILNALAVIALCHYEDVPVDIISDRLKTFGGVKRRYSEKPFGNQVLVDDYAHHPTEISATIEATKYKYKDRDVVAIFQPHTFTRTKTFLQEFGDSLSKADYVYLCDIFGSARENAGTLTIKDLQDLIPNAQLLTENEVGILEQHKDGILLFMGAGDIQKFQKSYEQEVEENKGKSTRIG